The following proteins come from a genomic window of Chloracidobacterium sp.:
- a CDS encoding TonB-dependent receptor: MRRTMTMSRFAAMIVVAAAAFLLGSVEIAGQSQAINGQIEGIVTDANGAAVPNATVTIRNIETGSERTLTTDAGGGYRAPLLPLGTYRVTIEAQNFKRLIREGVTLTTGSTATVNAALEAGGLEETVTITSDAPIADPGKIDVGRVMNAREVQNLPLVSRNPYNYALLQANVTGRPNVEFGVPRINANGYTRRTNYQLDGNNNTQADRGGIRLMPISDTFVSEVQLVTNGFSAEFGNTPGLIMNAVTPSGTNGLHGSASYRFRRTAMSSRPFNTSPTSQKPETKVDNITGAIGGPFIKDRWHFYGGYEWVERDLAGEPQRVITISDANKAALIAAGVPAGAFPTAIPASQKVNFFIFRTDAQLNENNRLSGRFNYFKNVSPNNIAGGLNTLERSITFDDKSYSVGVQLASIINSEILNEFRYQYAKRDSRNIANENSASGISLVITGVANFGAPENDDTIAPLQTTNQFQNNLTWTRGDHVMKFGGGMNRIDDTRRSNQFARYTFPSIAAYVSAQTGIVQTGATCPSGATRCYTNYVEAFGEPGIDYQSTFWNFFAQDDWKVTRKLKLNYGLRYDIYNIPEAFSDSPFSASQSFKVDKNNFAPRLGMVYALRDGDRPTVIRASAGIYFDTVYLDFYQRALLNNGSPRLFNFTFAPATAGSPAFPSTLGSLPPGSVLPQQSIETISPDFENMYAMHFNAQLEQALTEDLSFTVGFIRSGGRHIPLYRNINRINPTGTLADGRPIFSNTVNATTRLDPRFNNILMAESVGNSTYNALTLQLNKRFSAGFQFSANYTLSKSEDDAPEQNLVATQIGNLVTQDPTDRSRDFGPSLADQRHTFVMSFVGRPQFNFENKTVRYLVNNNQFGIIATANSGERFNITTATDVNLDGFLGSDNPVGIGRNSGVTPNQFNVDFRYSRFFNFSERFRLEAFGEFLNVFNINSVFQINSLTVTTDALGNPTQALPTPQNRPVTSLDSRQFQIGFKFIF; encoded by the coding sequence ATGCGCAGAACAATGACCATGAGCCGCTTCGCCGCGATGATCGTCGTCGCCGCGGCAGCTTTTCTTTTGGGGTCAGTTGAGATCGCCGGTCAATCGCAAGCGATCAACGGCCAGATAGAGGGGATCGTTACAGATGCCAACGGAGCTGCGGTTCCGAATGCAACGGTGACGATCCGTAATATCGAAACCGGTTCCGAGCGAACTTTGACAACTGACGCCGGCGGTGGCTATCGGGCGCCTCTCCTTCCACTTGGAACTTATCGCGTGACGATCGAGGCTCAGAATTTCAAGCGTCTCATCCGTGAGGGCGTTACGTTGACGACGGGCTCGACGGCGACCGTCAACGCGGCTCTTGAGGCCGGCGGCTTGGAGGAGACCGTGACGATCACGTCGGACGCCCCGATCGCTGACCCCGGCAAGATCGATGTCGGCCGCGTTATGAACGCACGCGAGGTCCAGAATCTTCCGCTGGTTTCACGAAATCCATATAACTATGCACTTCTTCAGGCGAATGTAACGGGCCGGCCGAATGTCGAGTTCGGCGTTCCGCGTATCAACGCGAACGGCTACACACGTCGCACAAATTATCAGCTTGACGGTAATAACAATACGCAGGCAGACCGCGGCGGCATTCGATTGATGCCGATCTCGGATACGTTCGTCAGTGAGGTCCAGCTTGTGACCAATGGTTTTTCGGCGGAGTTCGGCAATACACCCGGCTTGATCATGAACGCTGTTACGCCGTCGGGCACGAACGGCCTTCACGGGTCTGCGAGTTATCGTTTCCGCAGGACGGCAATGTCATCCCGTCCGTTCAACACTTCGCCGACGTCACAAAAGCCTGAAACGAAGGTCGACAACATTACGGGAGCCATCGGCGGGCCGTTCATCAAAGATCGATGGCATTTTTACGGAGGGTATGAATGGGTCGAACGCGATCTGGCAGGCGAACCGCAACGCGTTATCACGATATCAGATGCGAACAAAGCGGCTTTGATCGCTGCCGGAGTGCCGGCAGGTGCGTTTCCTACAGCGATCCCGGCTTCGCAAAAGGTGAATTTCTTCATTTTTCGGACGGACGCACAGTTGAACGAAAACAATCGGCTATCAGGCAGATTCAATTACTTTAAGAACGTCTCGCCGAATAACATTGCCGGCGGCCTCAACACGCTTGAGCGGAGCATTACATTTGACGACAAGTCATATTCGGTCGGAGTCCAACTCGCTTCGATAATCAACTCTGAGATCCTTAACGAATTCCGATATCAGTACGCGAAGCGTGATTCGCGAAATATCGCTAACGAAAATTCAGCTTCCGGCATTAGCCTCGTGATCACAGGCGTAGCCAATTTCGGAGCTCCAGAAAATGACGACACGATCGCTCCGCTTCAAACCACGAATCAATTTCAAAACAATCTCACGTGGACGCGTGGCGATCATGTGATGAAATTTGGCGGCGGAATGAATCGGATCGACGACACACGACGATCGAATCAGTTTGCCCGCTACACGTTTCCGTCGATCGCGGCCTATGTATCGGCGCAGACCGGAATCGTTCAGACCGGTGCTACCTGCCCGAGTGGGGCGACCCGATGTTATACGAACTACGTTGAAGCGTTCGGAGAGCCCGGGATCGATTATCAGTCGACGTTTTGGAATTTCTTTGCTCAGGACGATTGGAAGGTAACTCGAAAGCTGAAGCTCAACTACGGGCTTCGGTACGATATCTACAATATCCCCGAGGCGTTCAGCGATTCGCCGTTCTCAGCCTCGCAGAGCTTCAAGGTCGACAAGAACAATTTTGCTCCGCGCCTGGGAATGGTCTATGCATTGCGCGACGGTGACCGCCCGACAGTGATCAGGGCTAGCGCGGGTATATATTTTGATACCGTCTATCTTGATTTCTATCAGCGTGCTTTGTTGAATAATGGCAGTCCGCGGCTGTTCAACTTCACCTTTGCACCGGCAACAGCTGGTTCACCGGCATTCCCGTCAACACTGGGCAGTCTGCCGCCCGGATCGGTCTTGCCTCAACAGAGCATTGAAACGATATCGCCCGATTTCGAGAATATGTACGCGATGCACTTCAATGCACAGCTCGAACAGGCGTTGACCGAAGACCTCTCATTTACGGTCGGTTTCATCCGCTCTGGCGGCAGACATATACCGCTGTACCGCAACATCAACCGGATAAATCCGACCGGGACACTGGCGGATGGCCGACCGATCTTCAGCAATACGGTCAACGCGACAACACGACTCGATCCGCGGTTCAACAACATCCTGATGGCTGAATCGGTCGGTAATTCGACCTACAACGCCCTTACGCTGCAATTGAACAAGCGGTTTTCTGCGGGCTTTCAATTTAGCGCAAATTATACTCTTTCGAAATCAGAAGATGACGCACCCGAGCAGAACCTGGTTGCGACCCAGATCGGCAATCTTGTAACGCAGGACCCGACCGACCGGTCGCGGGATTTTGGGCCGTCGCTTGCCGATCAGCGGCACACATTCGTCATGAGCTTTGTCGGCCGACCGCAGTTCAATTTCGAGAACAAGACCGTTCGGTATCTTGTGAATAATAACCAGTTCGGGATCATCGCTACGGCAAATAGCGGTGAGCGGTTCAATATCACAACTGCGACTGATGTGAATCTTGACGGATTTCTCGGTTCCGACAATCCGGTCGGTATCGGGAGAAATTCTGGTGTGACGCCGAATCAGTTCAACGTTGATTTTCGGTACTCAAGGTTCTTCAACTTCTCGGAACGCTTTCGCCTCGAAGCGTTCGGCGAGTTTTTGAATGTCTTTAACATAAACAGCGTCTTTCAAATAAACAGTTTGACTGTAACGACTGACGCGCTGGGCAACCCGACTCAGGCGCTGCCGACCCCGCAGAACCGACCTGTGACGTCGCTCGACAGCAGGCAGTTCCAGATCGGTTTCAAGTTCATCTTTTAG
- a CDS encoding ROK family transcriptional regulator — MKRINLQRAKSQIARPNTIRDINKQIVLNYVRDRAPISRAEIARETALHRSTVSVIIDELLAVELIEEIGVGISSGGRKPTLFKLKSNKPLAIGIDLTPRITTIAVADLAGQVMEKESFSTSPDIEFMTNQILDRVKRLADKYDGCGLEIGMSVPGLVDQRLGKIFHIPYFDWRDWNICQKIEQLTNLRVTVENDANATALAELWFGPEKLRKTDTFVMVLVGEGIGTGIIFDGQIFRGEKGAGGEFGHMIAGNDAPVECSCGSRECWEAYASEKAIIERYKRHLKTDDLKQNDMDIRDLVELALNGEKHAVLALKETARFLGDGISNLIVGLSPQVVMVSGKITKAWDLFSDELCRVTDRSMLAGLPQTVLMPSSLGDSPTLTGAFGLVLARKFGSAS; from the coding sequence ATGAAGAGAATAAACTTACAGCGAGCGAAGTCACAGATCGCCAGGCCAAACACGATACGTGACATAAACAAACAGATCGTTTTGAATTATGTCCGCGACAGAGCTCCGATCTCGAGGGCTGAGATCGCAAGGGAAACCGCACTACACCGATCGACCGTTTCCGTCATCATCGACGAACTGCTTGCTGTCGAATTGATCGAAGAGATCGGCGTCGGCATTTCTTCCGGCGGACGTAAACCGACATTATTCAAGCTGAAATCGAATAAACCGCTTGCTATCGGCATTGACCTAACGCCCCGAATAACGACGATAGCTGTTGCCGACCTCGCTGGGCAGGTCATGGAGAAGGAGTCGTTTTCGACCTCGCCTGATATCGAGTTCATGACGAACCAGATACTCGATCGGGTCAAGCGGTTGGCGGATAAATACGACGGCTGCGGATTAGAGATCGGAATGAGCGTTCCGGGGCTCGTCGATCAACGACTCGGTAAGATCTTTCACATTCCATACTTCGACTGGCGGGACTGGAACATTTGTCAGAAGATCGAACAACTGACCAATTTACGCGTAACGGTCGAAAACGATGCGAACGCCACAGCATTGGCAGAATTGTGGTTTGGGCCTGAAAAACTGAGAAAAACAGACACATTCGTCATGGTCCTCGTCGGCGAGGGAATCGGGACCGGTATCATATTTGACGGGCAGATCTTTCGCGGCGAGAAGGGCGCAGGCGGAGAATTCGGCCATATGATCGCCGGAAATGATGCTCCTGTTGAATGCTCCTGCGGCAGCCGGGAATGCTGGGAAGCATACGCCTCAGAGAAGGCGATCATCGAAAGGTACAAAAGGCATCTAAAAACGGATGATCTGAAACAAAACGATATGGACATCCGTGATCTGGTCGAACTGGCCCTGAACGGCGAAAAGCACGCCGTTCTTGCCCTCAAGGAGACGGCCCGGTTCCTTGGAGACGGAATATCGAACCTGATCGTAGGGCTTTCTCCTCAGGTGGTGATGGTCAGCGGTAAGATCACCAAAGCGTGGGATCTGTTTTCCGACGAGCTTTGCCGCGTTACCGATCGGAGTATGCTTGCCGGGTTGCCGCAAACCGTCCTTATGCCATCATCGTTGGGTGATTCGCCGACGCTGACCGGTGCCTTTGGCTTGGTCTTGGCAAGGAAGTTCGGCTCCGCAAGTTAG
- the mutL gene encoding DNA mismatch repair endonuclease MutL — protein MNKIRVLSDNLANQIAAGEVVERPASVIKELVENSIDAGASRIKIEIELGGRRLMRISDDGEGMERDDAILCFERHATSKIRELDDLGRIVTLGFRGEALASIASVARVELLTNTDADKPATRVVIEGGRLLDVKDAARPVGTTITVRDLFFNTPARRKFMRSEATENYHITLIATHYALAHPDIAFTLMNNGRETISAAPAKDLKERAFQIFGSSLMESLIPVSGGRDHVARVSGFISAPRERRTNRDSQYFFVNHRFVRDKTIAEGLREGFRSVLPNGVYPVAFLFLDLPPEEIDVNVHPAKTEIRFRRSEAVKDVIGESVRMSLAQAGFLAEDETRPERLDAFMSPTERTSDPPLADGATSFGPGTAFAGSGAPIERTDDVSKDTMGKELTTEEPPSGLFGDALVDIAPASLVFEQIAETRRIFDHETITAIEEPPPARSARSENRALPPVDSAERIVSTAEIDEVRYSKIRPIAQLHDSFIIAVDDEGMLLIDQHVAHERILFDKYRKQETDRPIESQNLLLPETVDLTPAQAEAFQLVEADLASLGFGTMRLSGRTIAIKSIPTDLPASEARNLFSEILDTVELESRGSAKSSLRDDIAASLACKAAVKINMSLSPEKMQWLIDRLLVTSSPTTCPHGRPVILRLTMKDIERGFQRT, from the coding sequence ATGAACAAGATCCGCGTTCTTTCAGACAATCTCGCCAATCAGATCGCGGCAGGCGAGGTCGTTGAGCGACCCGCTTCCGTAATAAAGGAACTTGTCGAAAATTCGATCGATGCCGGTGCCTCACGGATAAAGATCGAAATAGAACTGGGCGGCCGGCGTTTGATGCGAATAAGCGACGATGGCGAGGGAATGGAACGCGACGATGCGATCTTGTGCTTCGAGCGTCACGCAACGTCTAAGATACGCGAACTGGACGATCTTGGGCGTATCGTCACGCTTGGGTTCCGTGGTGAGGCTCTTGCGTCCATCGCATCGGTGGCAAGAGTCGAGCTATTGACGAACACCGATGCCGATAAACCGGCAACGCGTGTTGTAATCGAGGGAGGAAGGCTGCTGGATGTAAAAGATGCGGCGCGGCCGGTCGGGACAACCATCACAGTGCGCGACTTGTTTTTCAATACGCCTGCGCGCCGTAAGTTCATGCGGTCGGAGGCTACTGAAAATTATCACATTACCCTTATCGCCACGCATTACGCTCTTGCGCACCCGGATATTGCGTTCACCCTGATGAACAATGGGAGGGAAACGATCTCTGCCGCTCCTGCAAAGGATCTAAAAGAGCGTGCGTTTCAGATCTTTGGCAGCAGTCTTATGGAGAGCCTGATCCCCGTTTCGGGCGGGCGAGACCATGTTGCAAGGGTCTCAGGGTTCATTTCGGCACCCCGCGAGCGGCGGACCAATCGCGACTCACAGTACTTTTTTGTGAACCACCGCTTTGTTCGTGATAAAACGATCGCCGAGGGGCTGCGTGAAGGGTTTCGTTCGGTCCTTCCGAACGGCGTGTATCCAGTCGCATTTCTTTTTCTTGACCTTCCACCGGAAGAGATCGATGTAAATGTCCATCCGGCGAAGACCGAGATCCGTTTCAGACGAAGCGAAGCGGTAAAGGACGTGATCGGTGAATCGGTACGAATGTCTCTTGCCCAAGCCGGTTTCCTTGCCGAAGATGAAACCAGGCCTGAGCGGCTGGATGCATTCATGAGTCCGACGGAAAGGACCTCTGATCCGCCGCTCGCGGATGGAGCGACCTCGTTTGGTCCCGGTACTGCTTTTGCAGGCAGCGGGGCTCCGATCGAGCGAACTGACGATGTGTCCAAAGACACGATGGGAAAGGAACTGACGACCGAAGAACCGCCCTCAGGCCTTTTTGGTGATGCGTTGGTTGATATTGCTCCCGCCTCTCTCGTGTTTGAGCAGATCGCCGAGACACGCCGTATTTTCGATCATGAGACGATAACGGCGATCGAAGAACCGCCTCCGGCGCGTTCCGCCAGATCAGAAAATCGGGCTCTCCCGCCGGTTGATTCGGCAGAGCGGATCGTTTCGACTGCTGAGATCGATGAGGTCAGATATTCGAAGATCCGGCCGATCGCACAGCTTCACGATAGCTTCATAATCGCCGTCGACGACGAAGGAATGCTGCTGATCGATCAGCACGTTGCTCACGAAAGAATACTCTTCGATAAATATCGAAAGCAGGAAACCGACCGGCCGATCGAATCGCAAAATCTCTTGCTGCCCGAAACCGTCGATCTGACGCCAGCTCAGGCAGAAGCCTTCCAGCTCGTTGAGGCGGACCTTGCCTCGCTTGGCTTCGGAACCATGCGGCTTTCGGGGCGAACTATTGCGATCAAGTCCATACCGACCGATCTGCCTGCCTCCGAGGCACGCAATCTGTTCAGTGAAATACTTGATACGGTCGAACTCGAAAGTCGTGGGTCCGCAAAATCGAGCCTTCGCGACGATATCGCAGCCAGCCTCGCATGCAAGGCCGCGGTCAAAATAAACATGTCGCTAAGTCCGGAAAAGATGCAGTGGCTTATCGACCGGCTGCTCGTTACGTCATCGCCGACCACATGCCCCCACGGACGTCCTGTGATCCTTCGCTTGACCATGAAAGATATCGAGCGCGGATTTCAGCGTACTTAG
- the bshC gene encoding bacillithiol biosynthesis cysteine-adding enzyme BshC: MQEIACPAPSGDVTVSVESIPFSDLPGQSRLFREYQADPLSLRKYYPTAVASHTDIADRVNDVLKHHTADRSILCEALEDMNRKFGAPQTTLDNIASLREPDCVAVVSGQQSGLFTGPLYTIYKALSAVKMAECLRGRGIKAVPVFWIATEDHDFEEVSKTFVLNSEGRIVELKNQPKRCHEELPVGYIKLDDSIRETIDVLIAELLPTEFSAELRAIVEESWTPQNYFGDAFATQLTSLLGKYGLIMLCPLDSRLKGLASPVYRDAIMRSAEIVEALRKRSDELVADGYQAQVFIGDDYFPLFWQSRDGSRHSLKKSETGTLRTRDGSREFTLDQLAEIAEREPTRFSPSVVLRSVVQDHLLPTVCYFGGAAEIAYFAQSGEVYRVLDRPITPILHRQSFTMVESRHARSLKKYELRFTDLFAGLDSLLPRIVDEYLNADTAGLIAEVEARINSELDRLDLNLAAVDPTLANNLEKRRRKIIYHIESIRNKFRHSQFSRDEVIRRRLETMFAAILPHEHLQERSLNILYFVDRFGTDFVDWIYDSIDLSDKGHRVVSL, from the coding sequence ATGCAAGAAATAGCATGTCCAGCACCGAGCGGCGATGTGACCGTCTCGGTTGAGAGCATTCCGTTTTCCGATCTGCCCGGACAATCGCGCCTCTTCAGGGAATACCAAGCCGATCCGCTGTCGCTTCGGAAATATTATCCAACGGCTGTTGCCTCGCATACGGACATCGCGGACCGGGTCAACGACGTGCTAAAACACCATACAGCTGACCGTTCGATCTTGTGCGAAGCACTTGAGGATATGAACCGTAAGTTTGGTGCTCCGCAGACCACACTCGACAACATTGCCTCCCTCAGGGAGCCGGACTGTGTTGCGGTCGTTTCAGGTCAGCAATCGGGTTTGTTCACCGGGCCGCTATATACGATCTATAAGGCGCTCTCAGCTGTGAAGATGGCCGAATGCCTTCGAGGACGCGGCATCAAGGCCGTGCCTGTGTTTTGGATCGCCACCGAAGATCACGACTTCGAGGAAGTTTCGAAGACGTTCGTGCTGAACAGCGAAGGCCGGATCGTTGAACTAAAAAATCAGCCTAAACGTTGTCACGAAGAGCTTCCGGTCGGCTATATCAAACTCGACGACAGCATTCGTGAAACAATTGACGTGCTTATTGCAGAGCTGCTCCCGACCGAATTTTCGGCGGAATTACGGGCGATCGTCGAAGAGAGCTGGACTCCGCAAAACTACTTCGGCGATGCATTTGCGACGCAACTGACCTCGCTGTTGGGCAAATACGGACTGATAATGCTATGCCCGCTCGATTCACGTTTGAAAGGCCTTGCATCGCCGGTCTACCGCGACGCCATCATGCGATCGGCCGAGATCGTTGAGGCACTCCGTAAACGAAGTGACGAATTGGTCGCTGACGGTTATCAGGCTCAGGTCTTTATCGGCGACGATTACTTCCCGTTGTTTTGGCAGTCGCGCGACGGAAGCCGTCATTCGCTCAAAAAGAGCGAGACGGGTACATTAAGGACGAGAGACGGATCAAGAGAATTCACGCTCGATCAACTTGCCGAGATCGCCGAGCGCGAGCCGACGCGGTTCAGCCCGAGCGTTGTGCTCAGGTCGGTCGTCCAAGATCATTTGCTGCCCACGGTTTGTTATTTCGGAGGTGCGGCTGAGATCGCCTATTTTGCACAGAGCGGCGAGGTGTATCGGGTTCTTGACCGACCGATAACGCCCATCCTCCATCGCCAGAGCTTCACGATGGTCGAATCGCGTCATGCAAGATCGCTGAAGAAATACGAATTGCGGTTCACCGATCTGTTTGCCGGGCTCGATTCACTGCTTCCGAGAATTGTCGATGAATACTTGAATGCGGACACGGCCGGGCTTATCGCTGAGGTAGAGGCGCGAATAAACAGCGAACTAGATCGGCTCGACCTCAACCTTGCGGCGGTAGACCCGACATTGGCCAATAACCTCGAGAAGCGGCGCAGAAAGATCATCTACCATATCGAGTCAATTCGAAACAAATTCCGCCACTCGCAGTTCTCCCGCGACGAGGTGATCAGGCGGCGGCTTGAGACGATGTTCGCAGCCATCTTGCCTCACGAGCACCTTCAGGAACGTAGTCTCAATATTCTCTACTTTGTTGATCGATTCGGCACTGATTTTGTCGATTGGATATATGACAGTATCGATCTAAGCGACAAAGGCCACCGCGTCGTGTCTCTATAA